The following coding sequences are from one Streptomyces dengpaensis window:
- the glgB gene encoding 1,4-alpha-glucan branching enzyme, producing MTPRPPSDDSPKTTSDGSPKKTGAKKTAVKKTAEKKTAEKKAAEGKAAAKKAAAKASKKAVAKKAVGRTTVPKQSGPEDAVAKKAPEPVAVSAPAVFAGVGPGDRERLLDGTHHDPHGVLGAHPVPGGVAFRAFRPYALAVTVVTDDLRAELHDDGDGFFSGLLPLRAVPASYRLIVAYEGTEHETEDAYRFLPALGEFDLHLLGEGRHEQLWQALGAEPMVHQGVAGTRFTVWAPNARGVRLAGTFNFWDGTGFPMRSLGSSGVWELFVPALGEGELYKFEITRPDGTRTLRADPMARRTEVPPATASIVTSSSYEWSDAVWMAGRAERPAVHAAPLSVYEVHLPSWRPGLTYRQLADQLPAYVADLGFTHVELMPVAEHPFGGSWGYQVTGFYAPTARLGGPDDFRYLVDALHQAGIGVLMDWVPAHFPRDDWALAEFDGRPLYEHEDPLRAAHPDWGTLEFDFGRREVRNFLVANAVYWCEEFHIDGLRVDAVASMLYLDYSREPGQWVPNVHGGRENLDAVAFLQEMNATVYRRSPGVVTIAEESTAWDGVTRATHHHGPGGFGGLGFGLKWNMGWMHDSLGYVTHDPIHRKYHHDEMTFSMVYAYSENYVLPISHDEVVHGKRSLVSKMPGDWWQQRANVRAYLGFMWAHPGKQLLFMGQEFAQGAEWSEAHGPDWWLLDPSYGAEADHRGVRDLVHDLNAVYRREPALWQRDTDPAGFAWVVGDAAEDNVFAFLRHAADGTPLLAVSHFSPAVRHGYRLGVPEDITAWHEVLNTDSLRYGGSDVLNPDPVKPEPTAAHGRPASIQLTLPPLATVWLRPA from the coding sequence GTGACGCCCCGCCCACCGTCCGACGACAGTCCGAAGACGACGTCCGACGGCAGTCCGAAGAAGACCGGTGCGAAGAAGACGGCTGTGAAGAAGACAGCGGAGAAGAAGACTGCGGAGAAGAAGGCCGCCGAGGGGAAGGCGGCGGCCAAGAAGGCTGCCGCGAAGGCTTCGAAGAAGGCCGTCGCGAAGAAGGCGGTCGGCAGGACGACCGTGCCGAAGCAGTCGGGTCCGGAGGACGCGGTTGCGAAGAAGGCGCCGGAGCCCGTCGCCGTCAGCGCGCCCGCTGTCTTCGCCGGTGTCGGCCCCGGTGACCGGGAGCGGCTGCTCGACGGCACGCATCACGATCCGCACGGGGTGCTGGGCGCCCATCCGGTGCCGGGCGGGGTGGCCTTCCGCGCCTTCCGCCCGTACGCGCTGGCGGTGACCGTCGTGACGGACGACCTGCGCGCCGAGCTGCACGACGACGGGGACGGTTTCTTCTCGGGACTGCTGCCGCTGCGCGCGGTCCCGGCGTCGTACCGCCTGATCGTGGCGTACGAGGGGACGGAGCACGAGACCGAGGACGCGTACCGTTTCCTGCCCGCGCTGGGCGAGTTCGATCTGCATCTGCTCGGCGAGGGCCGCCACGAGCAGTTGTGGCAGGCGCTGGGTGCGGAGCCGATGGTGCACCAGGGCGTGGCCGGAACCCGCTTCACGGTGTGGGCCCCGAACGCACGCGGCGTGCGCCTCGCCGGAACCTTCAACTTCTGGGACGGCACCGGATTTCCGATGCGGTCGCTGGGCTCCTCCGGGGTGTGGGAGCTGTTCGTGCCGGCACTCGGCGAGGGCGAACTGTACAAGTTCGAGATCACCCGCCCCGACGGTACGCGCACGCTGCGCGCCGACCCGATGGCCCGCCGCACCGAGGTGCCTCCGGCGACGGCCTCGATCGTGACGTCGTCGTCGTATGAGTGGAGCGATGCGGTGTGGATGGCCGGGCGGGCGGAGCGGCCGGCGGTTCATGCGGCGCCGTTGTCGGTCTATGAGGTGCATCTGCCGTCCTGGCGGCCAGGTCTGACGTACCGCCAGTTAGCAGACCAACTTCCGGCGTACGTCGCCGACTTGGGCTTCACTCATGTGGAGCTGATGCCGGTGGCCGAGCATCCCTTCGGCGGGTCGTGGGGCTACCAGGTGACGGGCTTCTACGCGCCGACCGCACGCCTCGGCGGTCCGGACGACTTCCGGTATCTGGTGGACGCGCTGCACCAGGCCGGGATCGGCGTCCTGATGGACTGGGTGCCCGCGCACTTCCCGCGCGACGACTGGGCGTTGGCCGAGTTCGACGGGAGGCCGCTGTACGAGCACGAGGATCCACTGCGGGCCGCGCACCCCGACTGGGGCACCCTGGAGTTCGACTTCGGGCGCCGTGAGGTGCGCAACTTCCTGGTCGCCAACGCCGTTTACTGGTGCGAGGAGTTCCACATCGACGGGCTGCGTGTCGACGCGGTCGCCTCGATGCTGTACCTGGACTACTCGCGGGAGCCGGGGCAGTGGGTCCCGAACGTCCACGGCGGCCGGGAGAACCTGGACGCGGTCGCGTTCCTCCAGGAGATGAACGCCACCGTGTACCGCCGCAGCCCCGGTGTCGTGACGATCGCCGAGGAGTCCACGGCGTGGGACGGCGTCACCCGGGCCACCCATCACCACGGTCCCGGCGGCTTCGGCGGTCTCGGCTTCGGGCTGAAGTGGAACATGGGGTGGATGCATGACTCGCTGGGCTACGTGACCCACGATCCCATCCACCGCAAGTACCACCACGACGAGATGACGTTCTCGATGGTGTACGCCTACAGCGAGAACTACGTCCTGCCGATCTCCCACGACGAAGTCGTCCACGGGAAGCGGTCGCTGGTGTCGAAGATGCCGGGTGACTGGTGGCAGCAACGGGCCAACGTACGGGCGTACTTGGGCTTCATGTGGGCCCACCCCGGCAAACAACTCCTCTTCATGGGGCAGGAGTTCGCCCAGGGGGCCGAGTGGTCCGAGGCGCACGGGCCCGACTGGTGGCTGCTGGATCCCTCGTACGGGGCCGAGGCCGATCACCGGGGTGTGCGCGATCTGGTCCACGACCTCAACGCCGTCTACCGGCGGGAACCCGCCCTGTGGCAGCGCGACACCGATCCCGCCGGGTTCGCGTGGGTCGTCGGGGACGCCGCCGAGGACAACGTCTTCGCCTTCCTCCGCCATGCCGCCGACGGCACGCCGCTGCTTGCCGTCTCGCACTTCTCCCCCGCGGTCCGGCACGGCTACCGGCTGGGCGTGCCCGAGGACATCACCGCCTGGCACGAGGTCCTCAACACCGACTCCCTTCGCTACGGGGGTAGCGACGTCCTCAATCCTGACCCGGTGAAACCGGAACCGACCGCCGCCCACGGCCGGCCGGCCAGCATCCAGCTGACCCTGCCTCCCCTCGCCACCGTGTGGCTGCGACCCGCGTAA
- a CDS encoding HelD family protein, with the protein MSNIDFPDDELRQEQEFIDGLYARVDALRGDTETSVTDALAQGNTPMQARLERDILVAERSGLLAALNAVDGSLCFGRIDPTSGARHHIGRIGIRAGDADRTPILIDWRADVARPFYLATGHTPMGLRRRRHITTDGRRVTALHDEILDLGDHERTGHEDPTGDAVLLAALNSARTGRMGDIVQTIQAEQDRIIRAPHRGVLVVEGGPGTGKTAVALHRAAYLLYEHRELLAKRAVLIVGPNPAFLGYIGEVLPSLGETGVLLATVGELFPGVKATASDTPEAAAVKGRADMAEVLAAVIRDRQALPDPVIAIAHDRDILMLDAGLVQVARQRTREARLPHNVAREHFEGHILNTLTDMLAERIGTDPFDGSNLLDASDITQMRDELADNPEVWDAIDQLWPRLTPQRLVADFLADPEGYVSDEDADAIRRPLTREWTTADVPLLDEAAELLGEDDRVVRVLADQERRTQVAYAQGVLDVSYASRTYEFEDKDEEDSEVLSAHDIIDAERMAERHKEEDHRSAAERAAADRTWAFGHIIVDEAQELSPMAWRLLMRRSPTRSMTLVGDPAQTAEAAGVGSWSEILSPYVEDRWEHTRLGVNYRTPSEIMDVAAAVVRAEHPDFEPPSSVRSTGVRPWARATDDLPGAVAKAVEELTPAEGRLAVIAPRELHRRLAARLDGVTAGAEPDLTRTVVLLAPRQAKGLEFDSVLVVEPGGYGTSDLYVALTRATQVLGILRTGELPESLRGAGLA; encoded by the coding sequence TTGTCAAACATCGATTTTCCGGACGATGAATTGCGCCAGGAGCAGGAATTCATCGACGGACTGTATGCGCGCGTGGACGCCCTGCGCGGCGACACCGAGACCTCCGTGACCGACGCGCTCGCGCAGGGCAACACGCCCATGCAGGCCAGGCTGGAGCGGGACATCCTCGTCGCCGAGCGCTCGGGTCTGCTCGCCGCGCTGAACGCCGTGGACGGCTCGCTGTGCTTCGGCCGGATCGACCCGACCTCGGGCGCCCGCCACCACATCGGCCGCATCGGCATCCGTGCCGGCGACGCCGACCGCACTCCGATCCTGATCGACTGGCGGGCCGACGTCGCCCGCCCCTTCTACCTGGCCACCGGCCACACCCCGATGGGACTGCGCAGGCGCCGGCACATCACCACCGACGGGCGCCGGGTCACCGCCCTGCACGACGAGATCCTCGACCTCGGCGACCACGAACGCACCGGTCACGAGGACCCGACCGGCGACGCCGTGCTGCTCGCCGCGCTCAACTCCGCGCGCACCGGCCGCATGGGCGACATCGTGCAGACCATCCAGGCCGAACAGGACCGCATCATCCGGGCCCCGCACCGGGGAGTGCTGGTGGTGGAGGGCGGCCCCGGCACCGGCAAGACGGCCGTCGCCCTGCACCGCGCCGCGTATCTGCTCTACGAGCACCGCGAGCTGCTGGCCAAGCGCGCCGTGCTGATCGTCGGCCCGAACCCCGCCTTCCTCGGCTACATCGGCGAGGTGCTGCCCTCCCTCGGCGAGACGGGCGTCCTGCTCGCGACGGTCGGCGAACTGTTCCCCGGAGTGAAGGCGACGGCGAGCGACACCCCCGAGGCGGCCGCCGTGAAGGGCCGCGCCGACATGGCGGAGGTGCTCGCCGCCGTGATCCGTGACCGCCAGGCCCTGCCCGACCCGGTGATCGCGATCGCGCACGACCGGGACATCCTGATGCTCGACGCCGGGCTCGTCCAGGTCGCCCGCCAACGCACCCGCGAGGCCAGGCTCCCGCACAACGTGGCCCGCGAGCACTTCGAGGGCCACATCCTCAACACCCTCACCGACATGCTCGCCGAACGCATCGGCACCGACCCCTTCGACGGCTCGAACCTCCTCGACGCGAGCGACATCACGCAGATGCGGGACGAGCTGGCCGACAACCCCGAGGTGTGGGACGCGATCGACCAGCTGTGGCCCCGGCTGACCCCACAGCGCCTGGTCGCGGACTTCCTCGCCGATCCGGAAGGCTATGTGTCCGACGAGGACGCGGACGCGATCCGTCGTCCCCTCACGCGCGAGTGGACCACGGCGGACGTGCCCCTCCTCGACGAGGCCGCCGAACTGCTCGGCGAGGACGACCGGGTGGTCAGGGTGCTGGCGGACCAGGAGCGCCGCACCCAAGTCGCGTACGCGCAGGGCGTACTGGACGTCTCGTACGCCTCCCGGACGTACGAGTTCGAGGACAAGGACGAGGAGGACTCCGAGGTCCTCTCCGCCCACGACATCATCGATGCCGAGCGGATGGCCGAACGGCACAAGGAGGAGGACCACCGCAGCGCCGCCGAGCGGGCCGCGGCCGACCGGACCTGGGCCTTCGGCCACATCATCGTCGACGAGGCGCAGGAGCTGTCGCCGATGGCGTGGCGACTGCTCATGCGGCGCAGTCCCACGCGCTCGATGACGCTCGTCGGAGACCCGGCGCAGACCGCCGAGGCGGCGGGGGTGGGATCGTGGTCGGAGATCCTTTCCCCCTACGTCGAGGACCGCTGGGAGCACACGCGTCTGGGCGTGAACTACCGCACCCCGTCCGAGATCATGGACGTGGCGGCCGCCGTCGTCCGCGCGGAGCATCCGGACTTCGAGCCGCCGAGTTCGGTGCGGTCGACGGGTGTACGGCCCTGGGCGCGCGCCACCGACGATCTGCCCGGTGCCGTGGCTAAGGCGGTGGAGGAGCTGACCCCTGCGGAGGGCCGGTTGGCCGTGATCGCCCCGCGCGAGCTACACCGCAGGCTGGCGGCGCGGCTGGACGGCGTCACGGCCGGGGCCGAACCCGACCTGACGCGGACCGTCGTCCTGCTCGCTCCGCGCCAGGCGAAGGGGCTGGAGTTCGACTCCGTACTGGTGGTGGAACCGGGCGGCTACGGCACGAGCGACCTGTATGTCGCCCTGACCCGGGCCACGCAGGTGCTCGGGATCCTGCGCACAGGGGAGTTGCCGGAGTCGTTGCGGGGGGCCGGGCTGGCATAA
- a CDS encoding thioredoxin family protein, translating into MTLWRYQPPSASGQRPAAAASNRVSSSPSSTRSAALAESRIVSGRLAPGIGMTTGALAGPSKGDRLKIVQLDVDRNPGTTVAYGVLSTPTLMVFQGGEPVKSMVGARPKRRLLEELSDVL; encoded by the coding sequence GTGACCTTGTGGCGCTACCAGCCGCCGTCGGCGAGCGGCCAGCGACCTGCGGCAGCCGCGTCCAACCGCGTCAGTTCCTCCCCGTCCAGCACCAGATCCGCCGCCCTCGCCGAGTCACGGATCGTCTCCGGACGGCTGGCGCCCGGGATCGGGATGACGACGGGGGCTTTGGCGGGACCGTCTAAGGGCGACCGGCTCAAGATCGTGCAGCTGGACGTGGACAGGAATCCGGGGACCACCGTCGCGTACGGCGTGCTCTCGACGCCCACGCTCATGGTGTTCCAGGGCGGCGAGCCCGTGAAGTCGATGGTGGGCGCCCGGCCCAAGCGGCGGCTGCTGGAGGAGCTGTCCGACGTGCTGTGA